The following proteins come from a genomic window of Lolium rigidum isolate FL_2022 chromosome 5, APGP_CSIRO_Lrig_0.1, whole genome shotgun sequence:
- the LOC124657275 gene encoding protein STRICTOSIDINE SYNTHASE-LIKE 10-like has translation MVIRTRRPAAASTFSVALLLLLILPITAEATAVPSIDATRKRHLPLPRGLLRGPESVAFDAKGQGPYSGVSDGRILKWNGDAVGWTTYSYGPGYSSQACTASVVRPETATESRCGRPLGLRFHLKSGYSYVADAYKGLMRVAPGGGEATVLVTEVDGAPLRFTNGVDIDQVTGEVYFTDSSMTYQRSQHEMVTRTGDSTGRLMRYDPRTGKIVVLQSGITYPNGLSMSADRTHLIILSTEPCKLLRYWIKGHTTGTMEVFADLPGYPDNVRSDKRGGYWVALHREKNELPFGVNSHLLALRISGDGQIIEEMRGPKSVRPTEIVERKSGRLFMGSVELPYVSVVTRKSTQIEID, from the coding sequence ATGGTGATCCGCAcgaggcgtcccgccgccgcctcgacgtTCTCAGTCGCCCTGCTGCTCCTGCTCATCTTGCCTATCACCGCCGAGGCGACCGCCGTTCCAAGCATCGACGCCACGAGGAAGCGCCACCTGCCGCTACCACGAGGACTCCTGCGTGGCCCGGAgagcgtcgccttcgacgccaaaGGCCAAGGCCCATACAGCGGCGTCTCCGACGGCCGCATACTCAAGTGGAACGGGGACGCGGTCGGATGGACGACCTACTCCTATGGCCCCGGCTACAGCAGCCAAGCGTGCACGGCGTCCGTCGTTCGCCCGGAGACCGCCACCGAGAGCCGGTGCGGCCGCCCGCTCGGTCTGCGCTTCCACCTCAAGTCCGGGTACTCGTATGTGGCCGACGCCTATAAGGGTCTCATGCGGGTTGCGCCGGGTGGTGGCGAGGCGACGGTGTTGGTTACCGAGGTTGATGGCGCACCTCTCCGATTCACCAACGGGGTGGACATCGACCAAGTGACCGGTGAGGTTTATTTCACGGACAGCTCTATGACCTACCAAAGGTCGCAACATGAGATGGTCACACGGACCGGTGACTCGACTGGACGGCTAATGAGGTATGACCCACGGACAGGGAAGATTGTTGTGCTCCAGTCCGGCATCACTTACCCCAATGGCCTTAGTATGAGCGCTGATAGGACACATCTCATCATCTTATCGACCGAACCATGCAAGCTACTAAGGTATTGGATCAAGGGCCACACGACGGGCACGATGGAGGTATTTGCCGATCTTCCGGGCTATCCCGATAACGTGAGATCCGACAAGAGAGGAGGATACTGGGTGGCACTACACCGTGAGAAGAACGAACTTCCCTTTGGGGTCAATAGCCACCTGCTAGCTTTGAGAATAAGTGGTGATGGACAAATTATTGAGGAGATGCGAGGACCCAAGAGTGTAAGGCCAACCGAGATAGTGGAGAGAAAAAGTGGAAGACTATTCATGGGATCCGTCGAGCTTCCTTACGTATCTGTTGTCACACGCAAATCAACGCAAATAGAGATTGATTAG
- the LOC124653196 gene encoding probable auxin efflux carrier component 5b → MIGWGDVYKVVAAMAPLYFALGLGYGSVRWWKLFTPDQCDAVNRLVAYFAVPFFAFDFAARMDPYALNYRVLAADALSKLAVVLALAAWAAVSTRCCTRRGDGDGGKRGGDHLASSWCITGFSLATLNNTLVVGVPLLDAMYGGWARDLVVQISVVQIIVYFPLLLLAFEVRRGCGGGVATKPNTAAAPAPASDDDVEGGGVERRTQREPVWPLVRVVWLKVARNPNVYAGVLGVTWSCVTNRWHIQTPSIIEGSVLIMSRTGVGLAMFSMGLFMALQEKIIVCGAGLTALGMALRFVAGPAATAAGAVALGLRGDVLRLAIIQAALPQSITTFVFAKEYGLHADVLSTAVIFGTLASLPVLIVYYIVLGFVG, encoded by the exons ATGATAGGATGGGGCGACGTGTACAAGGTGGTGGCCGCCATGGCGCCGCTCTACTTCGCCCTGGGCCTCGGCTACGGCTCCGTGCGATGGTGGAAGCTCTTCACGCCGGACCAGTGCGACGCCGTGAACCGCCTGGTGGCCTACTTCGCCGTCCCCTTCTTCGCCTTCGACTTCGCGGCGCGCATGGATCCCTACGCGCTGAACTACCGCGTCCTGGCCGCCGACGCCCTGTCCAAGCTCGCCGTGGTGCTGGCTCTCGCCGCCTGGGCCGCCGTGTCCACGCGCTGCTGCACCcgccgcggcgacggcgacggcggcaagCGCGGCGGTGATCACCTGGCCTCCTCGTGGTGCATCACCGGGTTCTCGCTAGCGACGCTGAACAACACGCTGGTCGTGGGCGTACCGCTGCTGGACGCCATGTACGGCGGGTGGGCGCGCGACCTCGTCGTGCAGATATCGGTGGTGCAGATCATCGTCTActtcccgctgctgctgctggcaTTCGAGGTGAGGCGGGGCTGCGGTGGTGGCGTCGCGACGAAGCCAAACACGgctgcggcgccggcgccggcgagcgaCGATGATGTGgagggcggcggcgtcgagcgTAGGACGCAGCGGGAGCCGGTCTGGCCATTGGTCAGAGTGGTCTGGCTCAAGGTGGCGCGGAATCCCAACGTGTACGCGGGCGTCCTAGGGGTGACGTGGTCTTGCGTCACAAACAG GTGGCACATCCAGACGCCAAGCATCATCGAGGGCTCCGTGCTGATCATGTCCCGGACCGGGGTTGGACTCGCCATGTTCAGCATGG GACTGTTCATGGCGCTACAGGAGAAGATCATCGTCTGCGGGGCCGGCCTGACCGCGCTGGGCATGGCACTGCGGTTCGTCGCCGGCCCGGCGGCTACAGCGGCCGGAGCCGTCGCCCTAGGGCTCCGCGGAGACGTCCTGCGTCTCGCCATCATACAG GCCGCACTTCCTCAATCCATCACCACGTTCGTGTTCGCCAAGGAGTATGGCCTGCACGCTGATGTGCTCAGCACAGC GGTCATATTCGGGACATTGGCATCGTTGCCCGTGCTGATAGTGTATTACATTGTCCTTGGCTTCGTTGGATAA